One region of Fibrobacter sp. genomic DNA includes:
- a CDS encoding glycosyltransferase family 1 protein: MRRIKILFDVTQLVRGIIDTRSRGGVFFVAQNILRELSKRLDVDVILLPTVIDSVDLFYLREKNFYSLKMFEKPSSLDFAFYKLRKNLKYARKIFSRISIIRKCLYVIIRFVEILHLCIRKYNFSKYSPSDCVYFSPNQAPPKELKKTAIKSYVVLHDIIPILLEEYKEQSRTGWFKTLIDSFNDQDAYFAVSNATKKDFLAYFPILKSEQLHVLSLAASEKYKVEKDEAKLNSVKEKYGIPKEKKYLFSLCTLEPRKNQIRAVSCFLRFVNKNQLDDIIFVLGGGAGTTIAQKMKSEIESVGNGSVLPIGFVDDVDLPILYGNAEWFVFTSQYEGFGLPPLEAMQCGCPVITSNNSSLPEVVGDAGIMIDWDSDEQHIDAYEKYYFNEALRKENRRKGLERAKLFSWKKTTEEIVAFIESGF; this comes from the coding sequence ATGCGAAGAATAAAAATTCTTTTTGACGTTACCCAGTTGGTGCGAGGGATAATCGACACGCGAAGCCGAGGTGGTGTTTTTTTTGTTGCCCAAAACATTTTAAGGGAATTAAGCAAACGATTAGATGTTGACGTTATTTTATTGCCGACTGTAATAGACTCTGTGGACCTGTTTTATTTACGAGAAAAAAATTTTTATTCCCTAAAAATGTTTGAAAAGCCTTCGTCACTAGATTTCGCTTTTTATAAACTTCGGAAAAATTTAAAATATGCAAGAAAAATTTTTTCAAGAATATCAATAATACGGAAATGCCTGTATGTAATCATTAGATTTGTTGAAATACTTCATTTGTGTATTCGTAAATATAATTTTTCAAAATATAGTCCTAGTGATTGTGTCTATTTTTCCCCGAATCAAGCGCCACCTAAGGAACTGAAAAAAACGGCAATAAAAAGCTATGTTGTTCTTCATGATATTATTCCGATTCTGTTAGAGGAATACAAGGAACAATCACGAACGGGCTGGTTTAAAACTTTAATTGACTCGTTTAATGACCAAGATGCATATTTTGCTGTTTCTAATGCGACGAAAAAAGACTTTCTTGCCTATTTTCCTATTTTAAAATCGGAACAATTGCATGTTCTTTCTTTGGCGGCTTCGGAAAAATATAAAGTTGAAAAAGATGAGGCTAAGTTAAATTCTGTAAAAGAAAAGTATGGTATCCCCAAAGAGAAAAAATATCTCTTTAGTTTATGTACTCTAGAACCTCGAAAAAATCAAATTCGTGCAGTATCGTGTTTTCTGCGATTTGTGAATAAAAACCAATTAGATGATATTATTTTTGTATTAGGGGGTGGTGCAGGCACCACTATTGCCCAAAAGATGAAAAGTGAAATTGAGTCTGTTGGCAACGGCTCTGTTTTGCCAATTGGTTTTGTTGATGATGTGGATTTGCCAATATTATATGGTAATGCTGAATGGTTTGTATTTACAAGCCAATATGAAGGCTTTGGCCTGCCGCCATTGGAGGCGATGCAATGTGGTTGCCCTGTAATCACAAGTAATAATTCGTCTTTGCCAGAAGTTGTTGGTGATGCGGGGATAATGATTGACTGGGATAGTGACGAGCAACATATTGATGCGTATGAGAAATACTATTTCAATGAGGCGTTGAGAAAAGAAAATAGAAGAAAGGGCTTGGAGCGCGCAAAACTGTTTTCTTGGAAAAAAACGACAGAAGAGATTGTTGCCTTTATTGAGAGCGGATTTTGA
- a CDS encoding glycosyltransferase, which translates to MTQPLVSIIIPIYKVEPYLRRCLDCIENQTYTNLEIILVDDGSPDACPQICDEYAAKDNRIVVIHKENGGLSDARNAGLNICTGEYISFIDSDDWVDNEYIRCLVENAFSTNSDITIINHDLVWDDHQLDSEFFETGIIDGKKAFRKIILSQTIHLGISWAKLYSKRLFKDIRFPKGKIHEDDFTSYKLIYEANRICCVDRVLYHYYQRQDSITKTDFLYNYIDVVHEQLCFLLEKKELELAVLVSIKLSWHWINKYTSDLNNDEYFSKALTYFSKLKELPKFHIIQRTKLTLAIRFPKLYAIYAKKLIKIRSQ; encoded by the coding sequence ATGACACAACCTCTTGTTTCCATCATCATCCCTATTTACAAAGTTGAGCCATACTTGCGACGCTGTTTGGACTGCATCGAAAATCAGACTTACACGAATTTGGAAATCATTTTAGTAGATGACGGATCCCCAGATGCTTGTCCTCAAATCTGCGACGAATACGCAGCAAAAGACAATCGCATTGTGGTAATACACAAAGAAAATGGCGGTTTATCTGATGCAAGAAATGCAGGGTTAAATATTTGCACTGGAGAGTACATATCCTTTATTGATAGCGATGACTGGGTGGACAACGAATATATTCGTTGTCTAGTAGAAAACGCTTTCTCAACAAATTCAGACATCACAATCATCAACCACGACTTGGTGTGGGACGACCATCAATTAGATTCTGAATTTTTTGAAACAGGCATTATTGACGGAAAAAAAGCCTTTCGAAAAATCATTCTTTCACAAACGATACATTTAGGAATTTCTTGGGCGAAGCTCTACAGCAAACGGCTCTTTAAGGATATTAGATTTCCCAAAGGAAAAATCCACGAAGACGATTTCACAAGTTACAAATTAATATACGAAGCAAACAGAATATGCTGCGTTGACCGCGTTCTCTACCATTATTATCAGCGACAAGATTCTATCACCAAAACAGATTTCCTTTACAACTACATAGATGTTGTACACGAACAGCTCTGTTTTCTTTTAGAAAAGAAAGAGCTCGAATTAGCCGTTCTCGTTTCAATAAAATTAAGCTGGCATTGGATTAACAAATATACATCCGATTTAAACAACGACGAATATTTCTCAAAGGCTCTTACATATTTCTCGAAACTAAAGGAACTGCCTAAATTTCATATAATACAGAGAACAAAGTTAACCTTAGCCATAAGATTTCCCAAATTATATGCCATTTATGCAAAAAAATTAATCAAAATCCGCTCTCAATAA
- a CDS encoding glycosyltransferase family 2 protein has translation MPAPVVSVIVPNYNHAPFLRQRLESIFNQTFQDFEVIILDDCSTDNSKEIIEEYQNRPQISHIIYNEINSGSPFKQWAKGFKLAQGKYIWIAESDDWAELNFLDEMVCCLDRDSSLVFAFCESYWEYTTQTVPGTYLARDTFFRGFTFLKKKQIYFNNIYNASSVLFRKQSLTSIPKDYQDFLGSGDYLFWNYLCETGNLYYISKRLNHFRRHSTATTSKSFSTGINFIENHRIYEYFEKKGFTSRLAKFRIVDSELSQIERNKQDLIQAGSYTKCRLLWEKELKPSGLTSVFLLCWARQINKYSGLPFIVKVWKFFHLPNTDFREKFHQKFDKQ, from the coding sequence ATGCCCGCTCCTGTTGTTTCCGTCATAGTACCAAACTACAACCATGCTCCTTTTCTTAGGCAGCGTTTGGAATCTATATTCAATCAAACATTTCAGGATTTTGAAGTTATTATTTTAGATGATTGCAGCACGGACAATAGCAAAGAAATAATTGAAGAATACCAAAATCGCCCCCAAATCAGCCATATAATCTACAACGAAATAAACAGCGGCTCCCCATTCAAACAATGGGCGAAAGGATTTAAGCTGGCCCAAGGAAAATACATTTGGATCGCAGAAAGCGATGATTGGGCTGAATTAAATTTTTTAGATGAGATGGTCTGCTGTTTAGATAGAGATTCATCTTTAGTTTTTGCCTTTTGCGAATCTTATTGGGAATACACCACCCAAACTGTTCCTGGCACCTATCTTGCAAGAGACACATTTTTTAGGGGCTTTACATTTTTAAAGAAAAAACAAATTTATTTCAACAACATCTACAACGCCAGTTCAGTTTTGTTCCGAAAACAATCTTTAACCAGCATACCCAAAGACTACCAAGATTTCCTTGGATCCGGAGATTATCTTTTTTGGAACTACTTGTGTGAAACAGGAAACCTGTATTACATATCCAAAAGACTAAATCATTTTAGGCGCCATTCCACAGCAACAACAAGCAAAAGTTTTAGCACGGGAATAAACTTTATTGAGAACCATCGTATTTACGAGTATTTCGAAAAAAAAGGCTTCACATCCAGATTAGCCAAATTCCGTATCGTTGATAGCGAATTATCCCAAATAGAACGAAACAAGCAAGACCTGATTCAAGCCGGCAGCTATACAAAATGTAGACTGTTATGGGAAAAAGAACTCAAGCCATCCGGATTAACATCTGTTTTTCTTTTATGTTGGGCACGGCAAATAAATAAATATAGCGGTCTACCATTCATTGTTAAAGTCTGGAAATTTTTCCATCTACCCAATACGGATTTTAGAGAAAAATTTCACCAAAAATTTGATAAACAGTAA